The Streptomyces sp. R28 region CGACGTCGAGTACTCACCGCCGACCGACAGGCCCTGCAGCAGCCGCGCCGCCACCAGCAGCACCGGCGCGGCGACCCCGATCGAGCCGTACGACGGGGTCAGCGCCACGATCAGCGAGCCGGCCGCCATGAGCGTCACCGACAGCGTCAGCGCCGCGCGCCGCCCACGCCGGTCGGCATAGCGGCCAAGGACCCAGCCGCCGATCGGGCGCATCAGGAACCCGACCGCGAACACCGCGGCCGTGTTCAGCAGTTGGGCGGTCTGGTCGCCGGACGGAAAGAACGCGGCGGCGAAGTACACGCTGAACGCGGTGTACGCGTACCAGTCGTACCACTCGATGAGGTTGCCGATCGATCCGCGCACGATGTTGCTGACGACCCTGCGCTCTGCGCGGCGCGACTTCTGCGCGCTCACGGGCGTGGTCTGTGTGGCCATCGAAAACTCCCTTGTCTGCGGCCCGGGAGCACACAGAGTCGAGGGCACGACGCGGCCGTTCAACAGCGCGAACGAAGTCCTAACAGTCCCTTAGGGCTGAGGCGGAGGCGGAGCACGACATCCCCGGCCAGGGGCTCGTTCACGCACCGTGCGATCATCGGCCCCGTGAACTCCCAGTCCAGCCCTCCCTCGGGTATATCCCCCACGGACTCCGACGCCGATGCCTCCGTCGACTCCGCTGCCAAGACCCCTGGTTTCGTCGCCGAGTTGAGGGACGCCGTAACGCTCCGTGCCTTCGGGCTCGTGCTCGGTGGCCTGCTCGTCCAGCTCGCCTTCGTCGTCTCGTACGTCGGGGCCTTCCACTCGCCCACGCCGCACCGGATCCCGGTCGCGGTGGCCGCTCCGCAGCAGGCGTCCGCGAAGATCGTCGCCCAGCTCAACGCCCTCGACGGCAACCCGGTCGAGGCCACGGCGGCCCCCAGCACCGCCGACGCCCGCCAAAGGGTCCTCACGCGGAAGGCCGACGCCGCCTTCCTCTTCGACGCGACCGGCACCAAGGACACCCTCCTGGTCGCCTCCGCCGGCGGGCCGTCGGTGTCGCAGACCGCCACGCAGATCGCCCAGAAGATCGAGGCGGCGCAAAAGCGCCAGATCACCGTCACCGACATCAGGTCCCCGAACTCCGGTGACGGGCGCGGCATGACGTCCTTCTACCTCGTGCTCGGCTGGGTGATCGGCGGCTACCTCACCGCGACGATCATGGGCATGGCCGCGGGATCCCGGCCCGCCAACCGCCACCGCACCCTCATCCGGCTCGCCGTCCTCGTGCCGTACGCGATCGTGTCGGGCATCGCCGGAGCGGTGATCGTGGGGCCGGTGTTCGACGCGCTCGGCGGCCACTTCTGGGCCCTGGCCGGCATCGGCACCCTCGTCGTCCTCGCCTCGGCGGCGACCGCGCTCGCCCTGCAGACCCTGCTGGGCCTGCTGGGCACCGGCGTGGTCGTCCTCCTCTTCGTGGTGCTGGGCAACCCCAGCTCCGGCGGGGTGTACCCGGCGCCGCTGCTCCCGTCGTTCTGGAGCGCGATCGGCCAGGCCCTGCCACCCGGGGCGGGCACCACCCTGGTCCGCAACACCGTGTACTTCTCCGGCAACGCCACCACGTCGGCACTGTGGGTGCTCGGCGCCTATGCGGCGGGCGGTGCGCTGCTCGCCTGGTCGGCTTCGTGGTGGCGCGAACGCGGACCCGCCGGCGCCTGACCCGCGGTGGACGGGGCCCGCGCGAGGGCGTCGCGAGGCCCCCGCTGTCGTGCATCAGGTGGGTGGCCGGCTTCGTCCCGGCCCCGTAGAGGATCCGCGTCAGGCTTCGATGCGTTCCGTGTACGCCTCGGTCGGAGGAGCCGGTGTGGGACTCGTCATGCCCACCGACCAGAACCCCGCGGTACCGGGAATCGACGTCACGTCGTTGAGATACGGCGCCGGCGCCGCGCCGGCCGGGCCCCGGACGACGCTCCAGGTGCCGCCGTCCCGGCGCAGGTACGTACTGCGGCTCTGGTCCTGGTAGTTCCAGCCCGATATCCATGCGGCGCGGCCCTGTGCATCGGCCGCGATTGCACTCAACGACCCGACGCTGAAGCCCGCTTCCACCCGCGTCCACGCCGTGCCGTCCCAGTGGCTCAGGGCGGGGTTGCCGGGGCGGCCGGGCGGCCCG contains the following coding sequences:
- a CDS encoding DUF3533 domain-containing protein translates to MNSQSSPPSGISPTDSDADASVDSAAKTPGFVAELRDAVTLRAFGLVLGGLLVQLAFVVSYVGAFHSPTPHRIPVAVAAPQQASAKIVAQLNALDGNPVEATAAPSTADARQRVLTRKADAAFLFDATGTKDTLLVASAGGPSVSQTATQIAQKIEAAQKRQITVTDIRSPNSGDGRGMTSFYLVLGWVIGGYLTATIMGMAAGSRPANRHRTLIRLAVLVPYAIVSGIAGAVIVGPVFDALGGHFWALAGIGTLVVLASAATALALQTLLGLLGTGVVVLLFVVLGNPSSGGVYPAPLLPSFWSAIGQALPPGAGTTLVRNTVYFSGNATTSALWVLGAYAAGGALLAWSASWWRERGPAGA